From the genome of Pseudomonadota bacterium:
AGCCGCTCCCAGTCTCGCAGCTCCTGCTCGAGGGCCCCCTTGACGCCACGCGGGCGCAGGCCGAGCGAGTTGCCGCACAGGTAGACGACCTCGTCACCCGACGAGTTTCGCGGGATGTAGAACATCGAGCGCCAGCGGCGCAGGGCGTCTTCAGCGTCGGCCTCGATGGCCTGGTCTTCGAGCAGGTGCAGATCGGATTCGGTCATGACTCGACTTCCTCGAGCGGCAGCAGCACCGGCCGCGACGGCGCCGCTTCGAGCGCGAAGGGCGCGATCTGCAGGTTGAGGAGGTAGCTGCCGTCTTTGATGGTGTTGTCTACATAGATGAGCTCGGTGAGTGTGCGCTTGCGCCCCTCTTCTCCCTGCCAGAGCGCGCGATGGGCGAGCAAGCGGCCCCCGTCGCGCTCCGGATCGGCAGAAGGCAGATCGATGAGCAGATGTCGCACCCCTTGTTCGATCAGCCACGTGACGGCATCTGCCGCGAGGTAGGGGGGAGCAGTGCCACTCCAGGCGATATGTCGCTTTGCGCTGTCGTTGGGCAGGGTGCGCACCACGAGGGCCTGCAGCATGTGCGGCGTGACACCGCGCAGCGCCTCCTGAAAGCGGTCGAGAGGAAGAAGCGGCTCGGGAAAGTCGACCCCCTCCACCCGAACCACCCGAGGCGCGATGGTGACCACGGTAGCGGGCACGAACGTCTCGGTGACGAGGTCGAGCACCGGCAGCGCCTCGACGGTGATGTGCCCGTACGATTCGGTGTGCGTTCCGTTGCCGTGGGGGGTGAGCGTGATGGTCTCGCAGTTCACCGTGCCCCCCCGCGAGACGTCGGTGACGTAGCCGTCTGCTTCGAACGCGTGCGCTGTCGCGGGAGGAAGGCCGAACGCGGACGGCTGTCGCTCATCAAAGGTCTGACAGATCGAGATGTCGAGCGGCTGCTCGGCGCAGACGCGATAGCGCGTGCCCGCGATGACGACCTCGAGCTTCATGGCTTGCCCTTCGGTGTCAGGCCGAGGAAGCGCGCCGCCGTGCGGCCCAGCAGATCGGCCTCGACCTCCGGCGCAAACGCGCACGAGATGATGAGCTCACCCGGCCGTGTCTCTCCCAGGGGAAACGGATAGTCGCTGCCCAGGGCGACGCGATCAGACCCGAACTGCTCAACGAGATAGCGCAGCACGGCCGCGTCGTGCACGAGGGCGTCGAGATAGATCTGGCGCGCCTGATCGCGAGGACGGCGCTGCGTGCTCACCTGCGTGAGGTCGGGCCGCGCCTCGAAGGCGTGATCGATGCGTCCCAGGGTCATGGGGAACGACCCTCCGCCATGCGCGAAGCACACGCGCAGGCCGGGCAACCGATCGAGAACCCCCCCGAAGATCAGCGAGCAGATGGCCAGCGATGTCTCGGCAGGCATGCCCACGAGCCAGGGAAGGAAGTAGCGCGGCATGCGCTCCTTCCCCACCATGTCCCACGGGTGAACGAAGAGGGCGGCCCCCAGTGCGGCGGCTCGCTCGAAGAACGGGAAGAGGGCGGGATCGTCGAGGTTCCAGTCGTTCACGTGCGTACCGATCTCGATGCCCCGCATGCCGAGCTCGGTCATGCAGCGCTCCATCTCGGCAATCGCAAGGTCGGGATCTTGCAGCGGAACGGTTCCCAGCCCCACGAATCGGTCGGGGCGAGCACGCACGCACTCGGCGATGTGGTCGTTGAGATGACGTGCCAGGGCGAGGGCGTCACGCGGCTGCGCCCAGTAGCTGAACATCACGGGAACGGTGGACAGCACCTGCACAT
Proteins encoded in this window:
- a CDS encoding cyclase family protein, with translation MKLEVVIAGTRYRVCAEQPLDISICQTFDERQPSAFGLPPATAHAFEADGYVTDVSRGGTVNCETITLTPHGNGTHTESYGHITVEALPVLDLVTETFVPATVVTIAPRVVRVEGVDFPEPLLPLDRFQEALRGVTPHMLQALVVRTLPNDSAKRHIAWSGTAPPYLAADAVTWLIEQGVRHLLIDLPSADPERDGGRLLAHRALWQGEEGRKRTLTELIYVDNTIKDGSYLLNLQIAPFALEAAPSRPVLLPLEEVES
- a CDS encoding amidohydrolase, which gives rise to MIIDLHTHILPPGWPEMGAASGYGGWPCLCMRGDEHADIIIDGRLFRSVERNCFDVDRRIAECDRLGVDVQVLSTVPVMFSYWAQPRDALALARHLNDHIAECVRARPDRFVGLGTVPLQDPDLAIAEMERCMTELGMRGIEIGTHVNDWNLDDPALFPFFERAAALGAALFVHPWDMVGKERMPRYFLPWLVGMPAETSLAICSLIFGGVLDRLPGLRVCFAHGGGSFPMTLGRIDHAFEARPDLTQVSTQRRPRDQARQIYLDALVHDAAVLRYLVEQFGSDRVALGSDYPFPLGETRPGELIISCAFAPEVEADLLGRTAARFLGLTPKGKP